A region from the Nostoc sp. HK-01 genome encodes:
- the alaS gene encoding alanyl-tRNA synthetase codes for MSSNPQFISGNEIRTLFLDFYAQRKHQILPSASLVPEDPTVLLTIAGMLPFKPIFLGQRTPEFKRATTSQKCIRTNDIENVGRTKRHHTFFEMLGNFSFGDYFKEQAIAWGWEISTQVFGFSPENLVVSVFEEDDEAYNIWRDKIGVTEARIKRMGADDNFWASGPTGPCGPCSEIYYDFHPERGDDNIDLEDDTRFIEFYNLVFMQYNRDASGNLTPLQNQNIDTGMGLERMAQILQKVPNNYETDLIFPIIKTAAQIAGIDYHTSDEKTKVSLKVIGDHVRSVVHMIADEIRASNVGRGYVLRRLIRRVVRHGRLLGISGNFINQVAETAIALSESAYPNVRQREAAIKAELEREESNFLRTLDRGEKLLEEIIQQVKQQGQTEISGESAFTLYDTYGFPLELTQEVAEENNLTVDEVGFNTEMQKQVERAKAAHETIDLTVQGSLDKLAEHIHATEFLGYTQAAATAKVEVLLVNGVAEEEAEAGTEVQIVLNQTPFYAESGGQIGDRGYISGDGIVVRVEDVKKESDFFVHFGRIERGTLRVGDTVTAQIDFACRRRAQANHTATHLLQAALKKIVDEGISQAGSLVSFDRLRFDFNCPRALTAEEVQQVEEQVNTWISEAHSAKIEVLPLAEAKARGAVAMFGEKYGEEVRVIDFPSVSMELCGGTHVSNTAEIGVFKIISEAGVASGVRRIEAVSGPAILDYLNVRDKVVKDLSDRFKVKPEELPDRITTLQTELRNAEKQLETLKGQLAIAKSDSLLETAQTVGDHKIIVAQLEGVDPESLKTAAERLLQKIGNGAVVLGSVPEAGKVSIVAAFSPEVNKKGLQAGKFVGAIAKLCGGGGGGRPNLAQAGGRDDSKLPVALEQAQSELKAGLG; via the coding sequence ATGTCTTCTAATCCCCAATTCATCAGCGGTAACGAAATTCGCACCTTATTTCTTGACTTCTACGCTCAACGGAAACACCAAATTCTCCCTAGTGCTTCCCTAGTACCGGAAGATCCAACCGTGCTGCTGACGATCGCGGGGATGTTACCATTTAAGCCGATATTCCTGGGGCAGCGCACACCTGAATTCAAAAGAGCAACCACATCGCAAAAGTGTATTCGGACTAACGATATCGAAAACGTCGGACGCACCAAACGCCACCACACATTTTTTGAGATGTTGGGTAACTTCAGCTTTGGTGATTATTTTAAAGAACAAGCGATCGCTTGGGGTTGGGAAATCTCCACACAAGTATTTGGCTTTTCTCCCGAAAACCTCGTCGTCAGCGTCTTTGAAGAAGACGACGAAGCATATAATATCTGGCGTGACAAAATTGGCGTAACAGAAGCCAGAATTAAGCGGATGGGTGCAGATGATAACTTTTGGGCTTCTGGCCCCACTGGCCCCTGCGGCCCTTGTTCGGAAATTTATTACGACTTTCACCCGGAACGCGGCGACGACAATATTGATTTAGAAGATGACACCCGGTTTATCGAGTTCTATAACTTGGTATTCATGCAGTACAACCGGGATGCGTCCGGGAATTTAACGCCACTGCAAAATCAGAATATAGATACTGGTATGGGTTTGGAGAGAATGGCGCAAATTCTCCAAAAAGTGCCGAATAACTATGAAACAGATTTAATTTTCCCGATTATTAAAACGGCAGCGCAAATTGCTGGCATTGACTATCATACAAGCGATGAGAAAACAAAGGTTTCGTTAAAAGTCATTGGTGATCATGTGCGTTCTGTGGTTCACATGATTGCTGATGAAATCCGCGCTTCAAATGTGGGACGAGGTTATGTTTTGCGGCGCTTAATTCGGCGGGTAGTGCGTCACGGGCGATTACTGGGCATTTCTGGGAATTTTATCAACCAAGTTGCGGAAACTGCGATCGCTCTTTCAGAATCAGCTTACCCCAATGTGCGGCAACGAGAAGCAGCTATCAAAGCGGAATTGGAACGGGAAGAGTCGAATTTTCTCAGAACCTTGGATAGAGGTGAGAAACTTCTGGAAGAAATTATCCAACAAGTGAAGCAGCAAGGACAAACCGAAATTAGCGGAGAAAGTGCTTTCACCCTGTACGATACCTACGGTTTCCCCCTCGAACTCACTCAAGAAGTCGCGGAAGAAAACAACCTCACCGTTGATGAAGTTGGATTTAATACCGAAATGCAAAAGCAGGTGGAACGCGCGAAAGCCGCCCACGAAACCATTGATTTAACTGTACAAGGTTCCCTGGACAAACTTGCAGAACACATCCACGCCACGGAATTTTTAGGTTATACCCAAGCTGCGGCGACGGCGAAAGTGGAAGTATTGCTAGTCAATGGTGTCGCCGAGGAAGAAGCGGAAGCTGGAACAGAAGTACAAATCGTCCTCAACCAAACCCCATTCTATGCCGAATCTGGGGGACAAATAGGCGATCGCGGTTATATCTCTGGTGATGGTATTGTAGTGCGCGTTGAAGATGTCAAGAAAGAATCTGATTTCTTCGTCCACTTCGGACGCATTGAACGGGGAACTCTGCGTGTAGGCGATACAGTTACCGCCCAAATTGATTTTGCTTGTCGTCGTCGCGCCCAAGCAAACCACACAGCAACTCACTTACTCCAAGCCGCGTTAAAGAAAATCGTCGATGAGGGAATATCTCAGGCTGGTTCTCTGGTTTCCTTCGACAGATTGCGCTTTGACTTCAACTGTCCCCGCGCTTTGACAGCCGAGGAAGTTCAACAAGTAGAAGAACAAGTGAATACTTGGATTTCGGAAGCCCACTCCGCCAAAATCGAAGTATTACCCTTAGCCGAAGCCAAAGCTAGAGGTGCTGTGGCGATGTTTGGGGAAAAATACGGAGAAGAAGTCCGCGTGATTGATTTTCCTAGTGTGTCGATGGAATTGTGCGGAGGTACGCACGTAAGTAATACTGCGGAGATTGGCGTATTCAAGATTATCTCTGAAGCAGGTGTGGCTTCTGGGGTACGGCGGATTGAAGCAGTTTCCGGCCCGGCGATTTTAGATTACCTAAATGTGCGGGATAAAGTAGTCAAAGATTTAAGCGATCGCTTTAAAGTTAAACCCGAAGAACTACCAGACAGAATCACCACTCTGCAAACCGAACTGCGAAACGCTGAAAAGCAATTAGAAACATTGAAAGGACAATTAGCGATCGCTAAATCTGACAGCTTACTAGAAACAGCCCAAACAGTAGGCGACCATAAAATTATTGTTGCCCAACTCGAAGGCGTTGACCCTGAATCCTTGAAAACTGCGGCGGAACGTTTACTGCAAAAAATCGGTAACGGTGCAGTGGTACTCGGTTCTGTTCCCGAAGCTGGCAAAGTTAGCATAGTTGCAGCCTTTAGTCCAGAAGTTAACAAGAAAGGTTTGCAGGCTGGAAAATTTGTCGGTGCGATCGCTAAACTCTGCGGCGGTGGCGGCGGCGGTAGACCAAATCTCGCCCAAGCCGGCGGACGCGATGACAGTAAATTACCAGTCGCCTTGGAACAAGCACAGAGTGAGTTAAAAGCTGGGTTGGGTTAA
- a CDS encoding heavy metal transport/detoxification protein, giving the protein MALKLKVPNITCDKCAEKITESIHVMEPDAQVDVNVQDKTVTVESAASEESIKQVIVASGYNIEGY; this is encoded by the coding sequence ATGGCACTAAAACTAAAAGTTCCCAACATTACTTGTGACAAGTGTGCTGAAAAAATTACCGAATCTATTCATGTGATGGAACCTGATGCTCAGGTTGATGTGAATGTTCAAGACAAAACTGTCACCGTAGAATCCGCAGCTTCTGAAGAGTCGATTAAACAGGTAATAGTTGCTTCTGGGTACAATATTGAAGGTTATTGA
- a CDS encoding diguanylate cyclase, whose product MNISILVFGSDEFVAQLPDQILDATALRLAVITDFQEAISQLEIEPPDVIFVQASLDGSIELCGWLKNQPQLSWLYCILFEDRSYQLAAKSEQDLCWEWEMTATALRQGADAYIWQLTHEIIDKNTVSVAAHHQVILAQLSVGLRKAQKYRELMRTNDLLSAIALADSLTEISNRRAMEWDLPRQVKKARTQATPLSLIILDIDYFKKVNDTYGHLVGDRLLQLLAYRLRHNLRAKDTPFRYGGEEFVVVLSNTNSEEAMIVAERLNRIVAEQPFAIDQELTIPITISLGVATLQANDDDKGYSLLHRADQCLLNAKNLGRNQVVSGEYTDFSYLKAVSS is encoded by the coding sequence ATGAATATTTCAATTCTGGTCTTTGGAAGTGATGAATTTGTTGCTCAACTTCCCGATCAGATCCTGGATGCAACCGCTTTGAGATTAGCAGTTATTACTGATTTCCAGGAGGCAATTTCTCAACTTGAAATTGAGCCGCCTGATGTCATATTTGTACAAGCAAGTTTGGATGGAAGTATAGAACTGTGCGGTTGGTTAAAAAACCAACCCCAACTCTCTTGGTTGTATTGCATCCTTTTCGAGGATCGTTCTTATCAGTTAGCTGCTAAAAGTGAGCAGGATTTGTGTTGGGAATGGGAAATGACAGCTACTGCACTCAGACAAGGTGCTGATGCTTATATTTGGCAGCTAACTCATGAAATAATCGACAAGAATACTGTCAGCGTAGCAGCCCATCATCAGGTAATACTCGCTCAATTGAGTGTAGGTTTACGGAAAGCTCAAAAATACCGTGAACTGATGCGGACAAATGATTTATTATCTGCGATCGCTTTAGCCGATTCATTAACAGAAATTAGTAATCGTCGCGCAATGGAATGGGATTTACCTCGACAAGTAAAAAAAGCTCGCACTCAAGCTACTCCTTTGAGTTTGATTATTTTAGATATAGACTATTTCAAAAAAGTCAATGATACTTATGGGCATTTAGTGGGCGATCGCCTATTACAATTATTAGCTTACAGACTGCGACACAACCTCCGAGCTAAAGATACCCCATTCCGTTATGGTGGTGAAGAATTTGTCGTGGTTCTAAGCAACACCAATAGTGAAGAAGCGATGATAGTCGCAGAACGCTTAAATCGCATAGTTGCAGAACAACCATTTGCCATTGATCAAGAACTGACTATTCCGATTACAATTAGCTTAGGTGTTGCTACTCTCCAAGCTAACGATGATGATAAGGGTTATAGCTTACTCCATCGTGCTGATCAATGCCTGTTGAATGCGAAAAATTTAGGGCGTAATCAAGTAGTTAGTGGAGAATATACTGATTTCTCCTATCTTAAAGCTGTGTCTTCTTAA
- the ubiA gene encoding prenyltransferase, which produces MLITPEPKQEPVWLVIIRLLRWHKPEGRLILMIPGLWAVVLAAAGQPPLPLVGVIVLGTLATSAAGCVVNDLWDKDIDPEVERTRDRPLASRALSIKVGIAVAIIALGCAAILAFYLNPLSFWLSVAAVPVIILYPGAKRVFPVPQLVLSIAWGFAVLISWSAVTGSISLPTWLLWGATVLWTLGFDTVYAMSDREDDRRIGINSSALFFGNYAPDAIGIFFAGTILLLGWLGMVIHLHLAFWMTLGLATIGWFWQYWRLKQQDLPNPAYAEMFRQNVWIGFILLAGMIVGWI; this is translated from the coding sequence ATGTTGATTACGCCAGAACCTAAGCAAGAACCTGTGTGGCTTGTAATTATCCGGCTTTTACGCTGGCATAAACCGGAAGGGCGGTTAATTTTGATGATTCCGGGCTTGTGGGCTGTGGTTTTGGCTGCGGCTGGACAACCGCCTTTACCTTTGGTGGGAGTGATTGTGTTGGGTACTCTCGCCACAAGTGCGGCTGGGTGTGTGGTCAATGATTTGTGGGATAAAGATATTGACCCAGAAGTTGAGAGGACACGCGATCGCCCTTTAGCTTCCCGTGCTTTATCAATTAAAGTTGGCATTGCCGTAGCTATAATCGCCCTGGGATGTGCCGCCATATTGGCATTTTATCTTAATCCTCTGAGCTTTTGGCTATCAGTCGCCGCCGTCCCCGTAATTATACTGTATCCAGGGGCAAAGCGTGTGTTTCCTGTACCGCAGTTGGTACTATCCATCGCTTGGGGTTTTGCGGTATTGATTAGCTGGAGTGCTGTGACTGGAAGTATTTCCCTACCAACTTGGTTATTGTGGGGTGCAACTGTACTGTGGACATTGGGCTTTGATACTGTATATGCCATGAGCGATCGCGAAGATGACCGACGCATAGGTATTAATTCTAGCGCTTTGTTTTTTGGCAATTATGCCCCAGATGCCATTGGCATTTTCTTTGCTGGCACAATCTTATTATTAGGCTGGCTGGGGATGGTGATTCACCTTCACCTAGCTTTTTGGATGACTTTAGGACTAGCTACTATTGGCTGGTTTTGGCAGTATTGGCGCTTGAAACAGCAAGATTTACCTAATCCAGCTTACGCTGAAATGTTTCGGCAGAATGTGTGGATTGGCTTTATTTTACTGGCGGGGATGATTGTTGGCTGGATTTAA
- a CDS encoding exopolyphosphatase produces MLNLVSAGWESVKTQPVQQHRIIAAIDLGTNSLHMVVVKIDPTLPAFSIFTREKETVRLGDRDLVTGDLKPEVMDRAIATLKRFQAVAKTFNAETIIAVATSAVREAPNGKDFLHRIDSELGLSVDLISGQEEARRIYLGVLSGMEFNNQPHIIIDIGGGSTEIILGDSQEPRTLTSTKVGAVRLTGEFITTDPISNSELQYLQAYVRGMLERSVEDVLTNIQFGEFPRLVGTSGTIETLALIDAREKLAMMPSTLNGYQLSLQDLQGWVNRLAKMTNVERTAIPGMPEKRSEVILAGAIVLQEAMTLLGVDSVTLCGRALREGVIVDWMLTHGLIEDRLRYQSSIRQRSVLKQLSKYQINIEHSDRVAVFALSLFDQTQGILHNWGDDERQLLWAAAILHNCGHHISHSAHHKHSYYLIRNGELLGYTETEIEIIANLARYHRKSPPKKKHENFRNLLSKNHRQIVCQLSAILRLAVALDRRQIGAISQVKFKYYPDVQEVYLSIFPSHPDDDCSLEMWNLDYKKGVFEAEFGVRLVATLESVKVAVN; encoded by the coding sequence ATGCTAAATTTAGTTTCCGCTGGCTGGGAGAGTGTCAAAACTCAACCAGTTCAGCAACACCGGATTATTGCTGCCATTGATTTGGGAACCAATTCTCTGCACATGGTAGTGGTAAAAATTGACCCAACCCTACCAGCTTTTAGCATTTTTACCAGAGAAAAAGAAACTGTGAGACTGGGCGATCGCGATTTAGTTACTGGCGATTTAAAACCAGAAGTCATGGATAGGGCGATCGCCACTTTAAAACGCTTCCAAGCAGTTGCCAAAACTTTTAATGCTGAAACCATCATTGCTGTAGCTACCAGTGCAGTGAGAGAAGCCCCTAATGGCAAAGATTTTCTCCACCGAATAGATAGCGAATTAGGTTTAAGCGTTGACTTAATTTCTGGTCAAGAAGAAGCACGCCGCATCTATTTAGGAGTGCTGTCGGGGATGGAATTTAACAACCAGCCCCACATCATTATCGATATTGGCGGTGGTTCTACAGAAATTATTTTGGGAGACAGCCAAGAACCGCGGACACTCACCAGTACCAAAGTAGGTGCAGTGCGACTCACAGGAGAATTCATCACCACCGACCCCATCAGCAATTCTGAGTTGCAATATCTACAAGCTTATGTGCGGGGGATGTTAGAACGTTCTGTAGAGGATGTGTTAACAAATATTCAGTTTGGCGAATTTCCCCGGTTAGTAGGAACATCCGGCACAATTGAAACTCTCGCCTTAATTGATGCTAGGGAAAAATTGGCAATGATGCCTTCTACTCTCAATGGTTATCAATTGAGTCTCCAGGACTTGCAGGGCTGGGTGAATCGCTTGGCAAAAATGACCAATGTCGAAAGAACAGCCATCCCAGGTATGCCAGAAAAGCGTTCAGAAGTGATTTTAGCAGGTGCGATCGTCCTGCAAGAAGCCATGACCTTATTGGGTGTAGATTCAGTCACACTGTGCGGGCGGGCGCTGCGCGAAGGCGTAATTGTTGATTGGATGCTGACTCACGGTTTAATCGAAGACCGCTTACGTTACCAAAGTTCCATCCGCCAGCGGAGTGTGCTGAAGCAGTTAAGCAAATACCAAATTAATATTGAACACAGCGATCGCGTAGCTGTCTTTGCTCTGAGTTTATTTGACCAGACTCAAGGCATTCTCCACAACTGGGGAGATGATGAACGTCAACTTTTATGGGCAGCAGCAATCTTACACAATTGCGGTCATCATATCAGCCATTCTGCTCATCACAAACACTCCTACTATTTAATTCGCAACGGCGAATTACTAGGCTATACCGAAACCGAAATCGAAATCATTGCCAACTTAGCCCGTTATCATCGCAAATCTCCACCCAAGAAAAAACACGAAAATTTCCGCAATTTATTGAGTAAAAATCATCGACAAATCGTCTGTCAATTAAGTGCAATTTTACGATTGGCAGTCGCCCTAGATAGACGACAAATTGGCGCAATATCTCAGGTTAAGTTTAAGTATTATCCTGATGTACAAGAAGTTTACCTATCAATTTTTCCCTCTCATCCTGATGATGATTGCTCCCTAGAAATGTGGAATTTAGATTATAAAAAAGGCGTGTTTGAAGCAGAGTTTGGTGTTAGGTTAGTTGCCACCTTAGAATCTGTGAAAGTAGCAGTTAACTAA
- a CDS encoding histidine kinase has protein sequence MDFSQTLTNKSDAIVEQWVKAVYQDEEIEATKELTFKAVRNSLPRVLKALATVLSESEKSDLQTVVDASLEHGLLRAEQGFEPAEIAREYRLLRFVIFTFLEEDLLKASPVELLRAVRLIDTVIDEAIARCFNSYTHGRLQELEQLQGQLRLTNQELTRLVRASQDSLSQLAHELKTPLTSIIGYADLFLRQQRQNPELEDSTSNLQSIERVMKSGRLILRLINDTLEISRYDAGRMILQPTVTDVRELINSVVEIIEPLALNKELSLIIDCDRAPNQVTTDPLRVQQILTNLLSNAIRYTDSGTVRLQCYQESEQNWAISITDTGLGIASDAQTKIFQPYFRAVNQQPQDSHGTGLGLAIVSRLVQLLHGEIKVVSQLGKGSTFTVILPL, from the coding sequence ATGGATTTTAGCCAAACGCTGACTAATAAAAGTGATGCGATTGTTGAGCAATGGGTAAAAGCAGTTTATCAAGATGAAGAAATTGAAGCCACGAAGGAACTAACTTTTAAAGCTGTACGTAATAGTTTACCTCGTGTTTTAAAAGCTTTAGCAACAGTACTTTCGGAGTCGGAAAAGAGCGATTTACAAACGGTAGTTGATGCAAGTTTAGAACATGGCTTGCTGCGTGCTGAACAAGGATTTGAACCAGCAGAAATTGCACGAGAGTATCGTTTACTGCGGTTTGTAATTTTTACTTTTCTAGAAGAAGATTTATTAAAAGCATCTCCTGTGGAACTGTTACGGGCTGTGCGTCTGATTGATACGGTAATTGATGAAGCGATCGCCCGTTGCTTTAACAGCTATACTCACGGAAGGCTACAAGAGTTAGAACAACTCCAAGGTCAGTTACGTTTGACTAACCAAGAACTCACTCGCTTGGTTCGCGCTAGTCAAGATAGTCTGTCGCAGTTGGCGCATGAATTAAAAACACCGTTAACTTCAATTATTGGTTACGCAGATTTGTTTCTCCGACAGCAGCGCCAAAACCCCGAACTCGAGGATTCTACTTCTAATCTCCAAAGTATTGAGCGCGTGATGAAAAGTGGGCGGCTGATTCTGCGGTTAATTAACGATACTCTGGAAATCTCTCGTTATGATGCTGGCAGAATGATCTTACAGCCAACTGTGACTGATGTGCGTGAGTTGATCAACTCTGTTGTCGAAATAATTGAACCCCTAGCACTGAATAAAGAATTATCTTTAATTATTGATTGCGATCGCGCTCCCAATCAAGTTACTACAGATCCGCTGCGAGTTCAGCAAATTCTCACTAATTTACTGAGTAACGCCATTCGCTATACAGACTCTGGAACGGTGCGTTTGCAATGTTATCAGGAATCTGAACAAAATTGGGCTATATCTATTACTGATACTGGATTAGGCATTGCATCGGATGCTCAAACAAAAATTTTCCAGCCTTATTTTCGTGCAGTCAATCAACAACCGCAAGATTCTCACGGGACAGGTTTAGGATTAGCGATTGTGTCTCGTCTAGTTCAATTATTGCATGGTGAAATCAAGGTAGTTTCACAACTAGGAAAAGGCTCTACATTTACGGTAATTTTGCCGTTATAA
- a CDS encoding cyanophycin synthetase-like protein, with amino-acid sequence MPLVTSIIQKIAPQIGAIVVVDPEYAFVGHITFKNGNKACFSHSKLNINGFGSAEIAKDKAYSNFFLNHFGYKVTEGQTFFSKKLCEKIGSERNIDAGFDYAKELGFPVIVKPINLSQGRFVTKVYNKTEYYQVAKKILRITPGLIVERFYVGNDYRIVVMDDEVLAVYQRIPLCVVGDGKSTILELTQQKSKDFTTNGRKNNIDVHDFRIKRKLKRQKLKLDSVIPENHVVYLLDNANLSSGGDGVDLTESIHPDFQKLAINVTKDMGLRLSGLDIITEDITMPMNNYVIIEVNGSPGLTHYAAIGEAQVQRVENLYFKILKALENEQIGIQHN; translated from the coding sequence ATGCCATTAGTAACATCCATAATTCAAAAAATTGCTCCGCAAATAGGTGCAATAGTTGTCGTAGATCCTGAATATGCTTTTGTCGGACATATTACATTTAAAAATGGCAATAAAGCTTGTTTTAGTCATAGTAAATTAAATATTAACGGTTTTGGTTCTGCGGAAATTGCTAAAGATAAAGCATATTCTAATTTTTTTCTCAACCACTTTGGATATAAAGTTACTGAAGGGCAAACTTTTTTTAGCAAGAAATTATGTGAAAAAATAGGAAGTGAGAGAAATATTGATGCCGGATTTGATTACGCTAAAGAATTAGGTTTTCCGGTGATTGTGAAGCCCATTAACCTGAGCCAAGGCAGATTTGTTACTAAAGTCTACAATAAAACAGAATATTATCAAGTTGCGAAAAAAATCTTACGAATTACGCCAGGGTTAATTGTCGAAAGATTTTATGTTGGCAATGATTACAGAATTGTTGTTATGGATGATGAAGTGCTGGCGGTATATCAAAGAATTCCTTTATGTGTAGTCGGTGATGGTAAGTCTACTATTTTAGAACTGACACAGCAAAAATCAAAAGATTTTACGACTAATGGTAGAAAAAACAATATAGATGTTCATGATTTCCGCATCAAGCGAAAATTAAAGCGACAAAAGCTGAAGTTAGATAGTGTCATTCCCGAAAATCATGTTGTTTATTTGTTAGATAATGCCAATTTATCGAGTGGTGGGGATGGGGTAGATCTGACTGAAAGTATCCATCCTGATTTTCAAAAGTTAGCGATAAATGTCACTAAAGATATGGGATTAAGACTGTCAGGGTTAGACATTATTACTGAAGATATAACTATGCCAATGAATAATTATGTGATTATCGAAGTTAATGGTTCTCCTGGTTTAACTCATTATGCTGCTATTGGTGAGGCTCAAGTACAAAGAGTTGAGAATTTATATTTCAAAATTCTCAAAGCGTTGGAAAATGAGCAAATAGGGATTCAGCATAATTGA